A single Anatilimnocola floriformis DNA region contains:
- a CDS encoding NAD(P)-dependent methylenetetrahydromethanopterin dehydrogenase has translation MTKPKILLQFDSDTHASVFDAVVAIDAGVDQLLQYGGIELTQVRDLTHGAMFTRGPQDLHQTAIFIGGSNVTRGEELLAAVKDCFFGPMRVSVLLDANGANTTAAAAVIAAARHLNLAETTATVLAATGPVGQRVARLLAGQGASVKLASRSVDRAADVCETIRKKLPQANLAALQTSNSSEVQSAIAGSQLVIAAGAAGVELMSHENLNAANSLKVAIDLNAVPPVGIAGIDAGDKAADRAGVICYGAFGVGGTKMKIHRAAIQQLFTANSLVLDAEEIFSLGQQLQ, from the coding sequence ATGACCAAACCCAAAATCCTGCTGCAATTCGATAGCGACACTCACGCCAGCGTCTTTGACGCGGTGGTCGCTATCGACGCGGGTGTCGATCAGCTGCTGCAATACGGCGGGATCGAACTGACGCAGGTTCGCGATCTCACGCACGGCGCGATGTTCACGCGCGGGCCGCAGGATTTGCATCAAACTGCCATCTTCATTGGTGGCAGTAATGTGACCCGTGGCGAGGAACTGCTCGCCGCGGTGAAAGATTGCTTCTTCGGACCGATGCGGGTTTCGGTGCTGCTGGATGCAAACGGCGCGAACACAACGGCTGCAGCTGCAGTCATTGCTGCGGCGCGGCATCTGAATTTGGCCGAGACAACCGCGACCGTATTAGCTGCAACGGGGCCTGTGGGACAGCGCGTTGCGCGACTGCTGGCGGGCCAAGGCGCGTCAGTAAAACTTGCTTCACGTTCGGTTGATCGTGCTGCCGACGTTTGCGAAACCATTCGCAAAAAGCTGCCACAGGCGAACCTCGCGGCCTTGCAAACCAGCAATTCGTCCGAAGTTCAATCAGCAATTGCCGGTTCGCAACTGGTGATCGCCGCCGGCGCTGCTGGTGTGGAACTCATGTCGCACGAAAATCTCAACGCGGCCAATTCCTTGAAAGTTGCCATCGACCTCAACGCGGTCCCTCCCGTCGGCATTGCGGGAATCGACGCTGGCGATAAGGCCGCAGATCGGGCAGGCGTGATCTGCTACGGCGCCTTCGGCGTCGGCGGCACGAAGATGAAAATCCACCGCGCCGCCATCCAACAACTCTTTACCGCGAATAGCCTCGTGCTCGACGCCGAGGAAATTTTTTCGCTCGGCCAGCAGTTGCAATAG
- the fae gene encoding formaldehyde-activating enzyme, which produces MSMFIGEGLSGEGNEIAHIDLLIGSKDGPVGNAFANALATQSAGHNNLLAVLTPNLAVKPATVMITKVTIKGMKQAVQMFGPAQAAVAKAVADSVANGVIPKGKAEDLVIVCGVFIHPAANDDKKIYKYNYDATMLSIANAMTGKPTVDEMIAGKEAAAHPFRGF; this is translated from the coding sequence ATGTCGATGTTCATTGGCGAAGGATTGTCGGGAGAAGGGAATGAAATTGCGCACATCGATTTGCTCATCGGCAGCAAAGACGGTCCGGTGGGTAACGCGTTCGCCAATGCTCTCGCCACCCAAAGCGCCGGCCACAACAATCTGCTGGCCGTTCTCACGCCGAACTTGGCCGTCAAGCCAGCGACCGTGATGATTACCAAGGTCACCATCAAGGGTATGAAGCAAGCCGTCCAGATGTTCGGCCCAGCTCAAGCCGCCGTGGCCAAGGCCGTGGCCGACTCGGTCGCCAATGGCGTGATTCCGAAGGGCAAGGCCGAAGATCTCGTCATCGTCTGCGGTGTGTTCATTCACCCGGCCGCCAACGACGACAAGAAGATCTACAAGTACAACTACGACGCCACGATGCTCTCAATCGCCAACGCGATGACCGGCAAGCCCACCGTCGACGAAATGATCGCCGGTAAGGAAGCTGCCGCTCACCCGTTCCGCGGTTTCTAA
- a CDS encoding recombinase family protein, with amino-acid sequence MRSPAYFGTTDILQKLRDKLPVRNQNEGLIYIRRSSNRQEASMETQLNWALQQAADLKVHVDASIKDLHHMLACGMNSYKSLRIDDAVTGSDLNRTGFCALLADATKNKSISHIFAYRRDRLARPEDASEMMSLERRVREAGVTLVLSNRIAPPRERGRPDIADDMQMYVEYYQSGEFLIALAERVLDGHRNRAMDGFRTGGVPPYGFIRVLVDSNGKELEELPKGKVVRQPGCHVRIKPKDEAKIRVWLLILELKHQGWGGKRIANHLNKASIPSPNAGRTRKDQGVRHYVTGKWNHTTVLDLCDNAAIIGMQDYGKRSEGKFRRFDGDKHRILNESDRLDENAIRLVKNSDEKLIKRSIQIEPLYDPAKWQEIQRQTEERGKSQRGIPRAKDLTKYPLSTRVVDLTDGCGAIMYGREHGGKRVYVCSRYMRTSGSDCSNNEVDGEALLAMATGYMRQLIDVAGGREKIRKRLEQFVDAGPPQAALLAQNELAGLEIRKSQLQRDLQMAGRNFALAPDDQIRQMVTQQIAAINTELADVDACIRESSLTVPHQRDVDGGVEAAMHLLDQFKQVLADPNARQQLIDIIKLMNMRAGLNFVEGIKGKKRKVRRLAGGALYFGSTPYPIPLHGKDNCQHSSSSEESRNPAEDSPAELPKSTKAVGGEDITSPPTASVDVPLCRHEGVSFTKVSRGDRI; translated from the coding sequence ATGCGTTCGCCCGCCTACTTTGGGACAACCGACATCTTGCAGAAACTGAGGGATAAATTGCCAGTACGCAATCAAAACGAAGGCCTGATCTACATTCGCCGCAGTAGCAATCGCCAGGAAGCGAGCATGGAAACCCAGTTGAACTGGGCTCTGCAGCAGGCGGCGGATTTGAAAGTCCATGTTGACGCTTCGATCAAGGACTTACATCACATGCTGGCCTGCGGCATGAACTCCTACAAGTCTCTCCGTATCGACGATGCCGTGACCGGATCGGACCTCAATCGAACTGGATTCTGTGCTTTGTTGGCGGATGCGACCAAGAACAAATCCATTTCACACATCTTCGCCTATCGTCGGGACCGCCTTGCTCGCCCGGAAGACGCCAGCGAAATGATGAGCCTCGAACGTCGCGTCCGGGAGGCCGGCGTGACGCTCGTCCTCAGCAACCGAATTGCGCCGCCACGTGAACGAGGCCGTCCAGACATTGCCGACGATATGCAGATGTACGTCGAATACTACCAAAGCGGTGAGTTTCTCATCGCGCTCGCTGAACGCGTGCTTGACGGCCATCGCAATCGGGCGATGGATGGCTTTCGCACTGGCGGCGTTCCGCCATACGGCTTTATTCGTGTGCTCGTGGACAGCAATGGCAAGGAACTCGAGGAATTGCCGAAGGGGAAAGTCGTACGCCAGCCCGGCTGTCATGTACGGATTAAACCCAAGGACGAAGCAAAGATTCGGGTATGGTTACTCATCCTTGAACTTAAGCACCAAGGATGGGGAGGCAAACGCATTGCAAATCACTTGAACAAAGCTAGCATCCCTAGTCCAAACGCAGGTCGTACGCGGAAGGACCAGGGCGTCAGGCACTACGTCACTGGGAAATGGAACCACACGACGGTTCTTGATCTCTGTGACAATGCCGCCATCATCGGCATGCAAGATTACGGCAAGCGAAGCGAGGGCAAATTTCGCCGCTTCGACGGCGACAAACACCGGATTCTCAACGAGTCAGACCGCCTCGACGAAAATGCGATTCGCCTAGTGAAAAACTCGGACGAGAAACTCATCAAGCGGAGCATCCAGATTGAGCCACTGTACGACCCTGCCAAGTGGCAGGAGATTCAGCGTCAAACCGAAGAGCGAGGTAAAAGCCAACGCGGGATTCCTAGGGCCAAAGACCTTACAAAGTATCCGCTTTCCACACGAGTCGTAGACCTGACGGACGGTTGCGGCGCGATCATGTACGGTCGCGAACACGGCGGCAAACGAGTTTATGTTTGTAGCCGATACATGCGAACATCTGGTTCCGATTGCAGCAACAACGAGGTTGACGGCGAAGCCTTGCTGGCCATGGCGACTGGGTATATGCGCCAATTGATCGACGTTGCTGGCGGCAGAGAAAAGATTCGCAAGAGACTGGAGCAGTTCGTCGATGCCGGACCGCCTCAAGCCGCTTTGCTTGCCCAAAATGAGTTGGCCGGACTGGAGATCCGCAAGTCGCAATTGCAACGCGACCTGCAGATGGCCGGCCGGAATTTTGCCTTGGCCCCCGACGACCAGATTCGGCAAATGGTCACGCAGCAAATTGCGGCGATCAATACCGAATTAGCGGACGTTGATGCGTGCATCCGCGAGTCTTCACTGACCGTTCCACATCAACGCGACGTTGACGGCGGAGTGGAGGCAGCCATGCACTTGCTCGATCAGTTCAAACAGGTACTGGCCGACCCAAACGCCCGCCAGCAACTGATCGACATTATCAAGTTGATGAATATGCGTGCCGGGCTCAACTTCGTAGAGGGAATCAAGGGTAAGAAGCGGAAAGTCCGTCGGCTCGCTGGCGGCGCTCTCTACTTCGGTTCCACACCGTACCCAATACCACTTCATGGCAAAGACAATTGCCAACACAGTTCCAGTTCCGAAGAATCACGGAACCCGGCGGAAGATTCTCCAGCCGAACTACCGAAAAGCACAAAAGCCGTTGGTGGTGAAGATATTACTTCGCCACCAACGGCTTCAGTTGACGTTCCTTTATGCCGCCACGAGGGCGTTTCGTTCACAAAGGTGAGTCGGGGTGACAGGATTTGA
- a CDS encoding sensor histidine kinase has translation MERMISDLLDYTRTRLGAGMPVNPAPLDLAALAQELIAEFKSGHPDRRIDLQAEGNLNGLWDSDRIRQAVSNLIGNALQHGSPDFPITLSLRGEEAFVVIDVHNGGEPIPSGELPKIFDPLIRGSSAERPRSNRPGSIGMGLYIAREVAKSHGGRIDVASTAENGTSFTIRLPRQSAMKIGQPILDAAHIDKM, from the coding sequence ATGGAACGGATGATCAGCGACCTGCTTGACTACACGCGTACTCGGCTGGGCGCGGGTATGCCCGTTAACCCTGCGCCGCTAGACCTAGCCGCACTGGCCCAAGAACTGATTGCAGAGTTCAAATCCGGCCACCCTGACCGAAGGATCGACCTCCAAGCCGAGGGCAATCTGAATGGCCTATGGGATTCTGATCGCATCCGACAGGCTGTCTCAAACTTGATAGGAAATGCCCTCCAGCATGGCTCACCTGATTTTCCCATTACACTTTCGCTCCGTGGCGAGGAGGCATTCGTCGTTATCGACGTTCACAACGGCGGCGAGCCGATTCCTTCAGGCGAGCTTCCCAAGATATTCGATCCGCTCATCCGCGGCTCCAGTGCTGAACGGCCAAGAAGCAATCGACCGGGCAGCATCGGGATGGGGCTATATATTGCCCGAGAAGTCGCCAAATCCCATGGCGGACGTATCGACGTGGCTTCAACTGCGGAAAACGGCACGTCGTTTACCATTCGCCTCCCCCGACAGTCCGCCATGAAAATCGGGCAGCCAATCCTCGATGCTGCTCATATCGACAAGATGTGA
- a CDS encoding RsbRD N-terminal domain-containing protein translates to MRLADFILSNVEPILTGWEVFARSIGAGEHLDQLTLRDHAGQILQATARDMKLPQTVAERAKKSKGQEEPRENDALDGASDAHAVDRLSLGFDMLEVMSEYRALRASVLQLWHDSAPGADERDVDDLTRFNESIDQSLSKAVASYTKRVDQARDMFLAILSHDLRNPLNSIGVTAHMVPLLVNDPPKPWHAAIGSPEV, encoded by the coding sequence ATGCGGCTCGCTGATTTCATCCTGTCGAACGTTGAGCCTATCCTGACTGGCTGGGAAGTCTTCGCACGGAGCATCGGCGCTGGCGAGCATCTTGACCAACTCACCCTGCGCGACCATGCCGGGCAAATCCTGCAGGCTACCGCGCGGGACATGAAGTTGCCCCAGACCGTGGCGGAGCGGGCAAAGAAATCGAAGGGGCAGGAAGAGCCGCGTGAAAACGATGCCCTCGACGGCGCATCTGATGCCCACGCGGTCGATCGTCTTAGCCTGGGATTTGACATGCTGGAAGTGATGAGCGAGTACCGCGCTTTGCGCGCCAGCGTACTTCAGCTTTGGCACGATAGCGCTCCCGGCGCAGATGAGCGTGATGTAGATGATCTGACCCGGTTCAATGAATCGATCGACCAGTCCCTCTCTAAAGCGGTAGCCAGCTACACCAAGCGAGTCGACCAAGCCCGCGACATGTTTCTCGCCATCCTCAGCCACGACTTGCGTAATCCACTTAACTCCATCGGAGTGACAGCCCATATGGTGCCGCTCTTGGTGAACGATCCGCCGAAGCCCTGGCATGCAGCCATCGGATCACCCGAAGTGTGA
- a CDS encoding SDR family oxidoreductase, which produces MLVDKQPELREKPAVAAALTGNIAYFEKANMQFQKSFSVLAMWSGRNGLLRYRVKMSATTPHRALIVGSTGIVGNNLANRLLADGWSVAGLARKAVAHPQGLRPVAADLLKPDSLAAALAGQEFTHVFFSTWMRHDTEAENIRVNSAMVRNLLDAVRTSGSVRHVALVTGLKHYLGPFESYGKGNLPDTPFREDEKRLAVENFYYAQEDEVFAGGARDGFAWTVHRPHTIIGYAIGNAMNMGVTLAVYASLCKHLGRPFLFPGSPQQWNGLTDVTDARLLASQLAWAATTPAAANRAFNIVNGDLFRWRWLWPRLASYFGVQAVPYPGSATPLEAQMKSDAEPWVELVRKHGLVEPDLGRLVSAWHTDADLGRPMEVMADMAHSRRLGFTDYQPTLDSFTDLFDRLRREKLIP; this is translated from the coding sequence GTGCTGGTTGATAAGCAACCAGAGTTGCGCGAAAAGCCAGCGGTCGCAGCGGCTCTCACGGGCAACATCGCCTACTTCGAGAAGGCGAACATGCAATTCCAGAAATCGTTTTCCGTGCTGGCCATGTGGTCCGGTCGAAACGGCCTCCTCAGGTACCGGGTGAAAATGTCAGCGACTACACCGCATCGCGCGCTCATCGTCGGGTCCACCGGCATCGTCGGTAATAACCTTGCTAACCGCCTTCTCGCCGACGGGTGGTCGGTCGCTGGACTCGCCCGGAAGGCAGTTGCACACCCGCAAGGACTACGCCCGGTCGCGGCCGACCTGCTCAAGCCGGACTCACTCGCCGCAGCGCTGGCGGGCCAAGAGTTCACCCATGTGTTTTTCAGCACCTGGATGCGGCACGACACCGAAGCCGAGAACATCCGGGTCAACTCGGCGATGGTCCGCAACCTCCTCGATGCTGTCCGCACTTCCGGCAGCGTGCGGCACGTCGCCCTGGTCACCGGCCTAAAGCACTACCTTGGGCCGTTTGAGTCATACGGGAAGGGAAACCTGCCCGATACGCCATTCCGAGAAGATGAGAAGCGGCTTGCGGTCGAGAACTTCTATTACGCACAAGAAGATGAGGTGTTCGCAGGCGGCGCCCGCGACGGATTCGCGTGGACCGTCCACAGACCGCATACGATCATCGGGTACGCGATCGGGAACGCGATGAACATGGGCGTGACTCTGGCCGTCTACGCATCCCTATGCAAGCACCTCGGTCGCCCATTTCTGTTTCCCGGCTCTCCGCAGCAGTGGAACGGGCTGACCGACGTGACCGATGCCCGATTGTTGGCCAGCCAACTCGCGTGGGCTGCAACGACGCCCGCGGCCGCCAATCGGGCGTTCAACATCGTTAATGGCGACCTGTTCCGCTGGCGGTGGCTGTGGCCGCGACTGGCCTCGTACTTCGGGGTGCAAGCCGTACCTTACCCTGGCAGTGCGACGCCTCTGGAAGCACAGATGAAGTCGGATGCCGAACCGTGGGTAGAACTGGTACGGAAGCACGGGCTGGTCGAACCTGACTTGGGCCGTCTAGTCTCAGCGTGGCACACCGACGCCGACCTCGGTCGTCCGATGGAGGTAATGGCGGACATGGCTCACAGCCGCCGGCTCGGGTTCACGGATTACCAGCCTACTCTCGACAGCTTTACCGATCTATTCGACCGGCTGCGCCGCGAGAAGTTGATCCCATAG
- a CDS encoding PAS domain S-box protein — MEHASRHPMELELQERVQEPSLTQERLRSALKHSSHAIVSTDSDGVIRAFNPAAERLFGYAYQDAIGRNISLVLSEPLHAGFDTFPTSHLIASQTREVVGRRNDGSTFAAELTVGVSLSSNRQTFTGSVRDITHEQQQAKVRDAMLSRLYSEKVPLAYVLFGPDFRVADWNLAKSGRSPFLSRSDLSCRIF; from the coding sequence ATGGAACATGCGTCCCGACATCCAATGGAATTGGAGTTGCAGGAGCGAGTTCAGGAACCCAGCCTCACTCAAGAGCGACTGCGTTCGGCCCTCAAGCATTCGAGTCACGCAATAGTCAGCACGGACTCTGATGGTGTCATCCGTGCTTTCAATCCGGCCGCCGAGAGGTTGTTCGGCTACGCCTATCAAGACGCCATTGGTCGCAACATCTCACTTGTATTGTCTGAACCGCTGCACGCGGGATTCGACACTTTTCCGACAAGTCACTTGATTGCCAGCCAAACTAGAGAAGTCGTCGGGCGCCGAAACGATGGCTCGACCTTCGCAGCGGAGTTGACAGTTGGCGTGTCGCTTTCTAGCAATCGACAAACTTTTACCGGTTCTGTCCGTGATATCACCCACGAGCAACAACAGGCGAAAGTCAGAGATGCGATGCTCTCTCGCCTTTATTCCGAGAAGGTGCCCCTCGCCTATGTCCTCTTCGGCCCCGACTTCCGCGTCGCAGACTGGAACCTCGCGAAATCTGGCAGATCGCCGTTTCTCTCCAGATCTGACCTTAGCTGCCGTATCTTTTGA
- a CDS encoding Hsp20/alpha crystallin family protein: MSNTTTQVRQTQDFTNNERSTLTYTPRFDIWEDETAFHLTGDLPGVSSEHLEIQYKDGELQIWGKAPPRQDEVEYWAQEYGIGDYYRSFSLDKGIDGDRIDAVLKDGVLELTLPKHPSVLPRRIAVKSG, translated from the coding sequence ATGTCCAACACAACCACACAAGTTCGACAAACCCAAGATTTCACTAACAACGAGCGCTCGACGCTGACTTACACTCCGCGATTTGACATCTGGGAAGACGAAACCGCCTTCCATCTGACGGGTGATCTGCCAGGCGTCTCCTCCGAACATCTCGAAATTCAATACAAGGATGGCGAGCTGCAAATCTGGGGGAAGGCACCGCCGCGGCAGGATGAGGTTGAGTATTGGGCGCAGGAGTACGGCATCGGCGACTACTACCGCAGCTTTTCGCTGGATAAAGGTATCGACGGCGACCGCATCGATGCAGTCCTAAAGGACGGCGTGCTTGAGCTAACATTGCCCAAGCATCCTAGCGTGCTGCCGCGACGGATTGCCGTGAAGAGCGGGTAA
- a CDS encoding Hsp20/alpha crystallin family protein: protein MLLNRVSPLELLGEMQRSFSLIDELSRAARPSYSHSNFPPLNGWNDEANYYVEAELPGFAADSLNISLTDGQVLTIQGSRTIDEQREQRKWIRRERGFGSFERQIMLPEPVQEDQVLANFKDGVLLITLPKAAKSQPRRIEVAKG from the coding sequence ATGTTGCTGAATCGTGTTTCACCGCTGGAATTGCTGGGCGAGATGCAGCGTTCCTTCAGTCTCATCGATGAGCTGAGCCGGGCGGCTCGTCCATCGTATTCGCACTCGAATTTCCCGCCTCTGAATGGCTGGAACGATGAGGCAAATTACTATGTCGAAGCGGAACTCCCTGGCTTCGCTGCGGACTCGCTGAACATCAGCCTGACGGATGGCCAGGTCCTGACGATTCAAGGTTCACGCACCATCGACGAGCAGCGCGAACAACGAAAATGGATCCGCCGCGAGCGCGGCTTCGGCTCGTTCGAACGGCAGATCATGCTTCCCGAGCCTGTGCAGGAAGACCAGGTTTTGGCCAACTTCAAGGACGGCGTGCTGCTCATCACGTTGCCCAAGGCGGCGAAGAGCCAGCCGCGCCGCATCGAGGTCGCGAAGGGATAA
- a CDS encoding metallophosphoesterase: MTSDSHYEAIERVERNDRNLITIERMNTLPGEAWPDKLGGGLIGKPRGVLALGDLIDDGDKNGQTDIEWKHFADHFGLDGTDGALKFPVFEGWGNHDGPPEKYIKQRVSVQTEIKRRNQLRLENKLISRVSPNGLHYSWDWNDVHFVQANLYPADKQNAKVRYSLPWHDPQDALTFVKEDLAATVGDSGRPVVIMAHCGFDTDWWVVEDWSEFYRAVKPYNVITYLHGHTGTGVRKWKSEGEEKFLDVVNTGQTEKGFFVVEVSADRLRLAYQVKRDPALLKDVQWEWRYQFEKRISRQAAE, translated from the coding sequence GTGACTTCGGATTCTCATTACGAAGCCATCGAGCGCGTCGAGCGAAACGATCGCAACCTGATCACGATCGAACGAATGAATACGCTTCCCGGCGAGGCTTGGCCAGACAAACTAGGGGGCGGACTGATCGGCAAGCCGCGCGGCGTGCTGGCGCTGGGAGATCTGATCGATGACGGTGACAAGAATGGCCAGACCGACATCGAGTGGAAGCACTTCGCCGACCACTTCGGATTGGACGGGACTGACGGGGCGCTGAAGTTCCCCGTCTTTGAAGGCTGGGGCAATCACGATGGTCCGCCGGAAAAGTACATTAAGCAGCGCGTGAGCGTGCAGACGGAGATCAAACGGCGGAATCAGCTGCGTCTGGAAAATAAGCTAATCTCCCGCGTGTCACCGAACGGCCTGCATTACTCGTGGGATTGGAATGACGTTCATTTCGTTCAGGCCAATCTTTATCCCGCGGACAAGCAAAATGCCAAGGTGCGCTATTCGCTCCCCTGGCACGATCCGCAGGACGCGTTGACCTTCGTCAAAGAAGACTTGGCCGCAACGGTGGGCGACAGTGGCCGGCCGGTAGTCATCATGGCGCACTGCGGGTTCGATACGGATTGGTGGGTGGTCGAAGACTGGTCTGAGTTTTACCGCGCCGTGAAGCCCTACAACGTGATCACTTATCTACACGGTCACACGGGGACCGGCGTGCGCAAATGGAAGTCAGAGGGTGAGGAGAAATTTCTCGACGTGGTGAACACAGGGCAAACTGAGAAGGGTTTCTTTGTCGTCGAGGTTTCCGCCGATCGGCTGCGTCTGGCTTATCAGGTAAAGCGTGATCCAGCTCTACTCAAGGATGTTCAGTGGGAGTGGCGTTACCAGTTCGAAAAGCGGATTAGCCGGCAAGCGGCCGAGTAA
- a CDS encoding flavodoxin family protein has translation MAKILVLYHSNTGNTRRMAELVAEGALQVDCSEVRLKNTSEADHRDLEWCDGIALGSPTNYGSVSWQMKRWWDEQPIENWGKRDGKIGCVFSSAGAWGGGQEWTCMALMSILINYGFLVFGLTDYTGVKFSAHYGAIVAGQPKEDRELNACRRLGLRLAEWSATMIEGRKETHPLNQSYERFRDLGK, from the coding sequence ATGGCCAAGATCCTGGTGCTCTACCACTCCAACACTGGTAATACCCGGCGGATGGCTGAACTCGTCGCGGAAGGCGCGCTGCAAGTTGATTGCTCAGAGGTTCGTCTGAAGAACACTTCCGAGGCCGATCACCGCGACCTGGAATGGTGTGATGGGATCGCTCTGGGATCGCCCACCAACTACGGCAGCGTTAGCTGGCAGATGAAACGGTGGTGGGATGAGCAACCCATCGAGAATTGGGGAAAACGCGATGGGAAGATTGGCTGCGTGTTCAGTTCGGCTGGAGCTTGGGGTGGCGGTCAGGAGTGGACGTGTATGGCGCTGATGTCCATTCTGATCAATTACGGCTTCCTCGTCTTTGGCTTGACCGATTATACCGGCGTCAAGTTCTCGGCTCATTACGGCGCCATTGTCGCTGGACAACCGAAGGAAGATCGGGAACTGAATGCCTGTCGCCGACTTGGTTTGCGTCTGGCCGAGTGGAGCGCGACGATGATTGAAGGGAGAAAGGAAACGCACCCACTGAATCAGTCCTACGAACGATTCAGGGACCTGGGAAAGTGA
- a CDS encoding BLUF domain-containing protein encodes MISNSIQTTTLGQGNSIGATNPAKHATARLWQLIYLSVSKYDFPEPELRSLLAKARQNNQRLDVTGMLLYRERCFMQVLEGQCSVVESLFKKIGQDPRHEEVSILMSGQIPERSFGDWRMGFVNVHQAQTLPGFTDFFGPEFSLKMFAHNGTFARNTLLTFRDYRWRQDGDGSPLAKRGC; translated from the coding sequence GTGATCAGTAATTCCATTCAAACAACCACACTTGGGCAAGGGAACTCAATCGGGGCGACGAATCCAGCAAAGCACGCCACGGCAAGACTTTGGCAGTTGATCTACCTGAGCGTCAGCAAATACGACTTTCCAGAACCCGAGCTGCGGTCGCTACTCGCCAAAGCTAGACAAAATAATCAGCGGCTCGACGTGACCGGGATGCTTTTGTATCGCGAGCGTTGCTTTATGCAGGTCCTGGAAGGCCAGTGCTCGGTTGTCGAATCGCTTTTTAAAAAGATTGGCCAGGATCCGCGTCACGAGGAAGTTTCGATACTAATGAGCGGACAAATTCCTGAACGGAGCTTTGGCGACTGGCGGATGGGTTTTGTCAATGTCCATCAGGCCCAGACGCTTCCCGGTTTTACCGACTTCTTCGGACCGGAGTTTTCGCTGAAGATGTTCGCTCACAATGGGACCTTCGCCAGGAACACACTGCTCACATTCCGCGACTACCGCTGGCGGCAGGACGGTGACGGTAGCCCGCTTGCAAAGCGTGGCTGTTAG